From the Comamonas odontotermitis genome, one window contains:
- a CDS encoding DUF1841 family protein yields the protein MFNPSQADVRRFFCAAHAKQQAGQPMEAIETLAGLWIAEHPEYREDLSDVDAAIARNYDLTPDKTNPFLHLSMHLSISEQCSIDQPRGIRQAVELLAKRLGSLHDAHHVAMECLGTMLWESQRSGRPPDGDAYVAAVQRNATKD from the coding sequence ATGTTCAACCCCTCCCAAGCCGATGTGCGGCGTTTTTTCTGCGCTGCACATGCCAAGCAGCAAGCCGGCCAGCCCATGGAAGCCATCGAAACCCTGGCAGGCCTGTGGATTGCCGAGCACCCCGAATACCGCGAAGACCTGAGCGACGTGGATGCGGCCATCGCCCGCAACTACGACCTGACACCCGACAAGACCAACCCGTTTCTGCATCTGTCCATGCACCTGTCGATCAGCGAGCAATGCAGCATCGACCAGCCACGTGGCATCCGCCAGGCGGTGGAGTTGCTCGCCAAGCGCCTGGGCTCGCTGCATGATGCACATCATGTTGCGATGGAGTGCCTGGGCACCATGCTGTGGGAGAGCCAGCGCTCGGGCCGCCCCCCTGATGGAGACGCCTACGTGGCAGCCGTGCAGCGCAACGCCACCAAGGACTGA
- a CDS encoding c-type cytochrome, with protein sequence MNKTLTTVFALAVASVTGWAAAQEVKGDAKAAEGKIAMCIGCHGIVGYKASFPEVYQVPKISGQNGKYIEAALHAYKKGDRKHPTMRAIADSLTDQDIADLAAYYEKHTTGDVTVAEKPSREPSTKTAELLKKGTCASCHGDNFSKAIDPTYPKLAGQNADYLYAALKSYTVEKNGYIGRSNPVMGAMAKQFNHAEMKELADYIGSLQGGLQTVPESRFRSK encoded by the coding sequence ATGAATAAAACATTGACCACGGTATTTGCATTGGCTGTCGCGTCTGTGACGGGTTGGGCGGCGGCCCAGGAGGTGAAGGGTGATGCCAAGGCAGCCGAAGGAAAAATTGCCATGTGCATTGGCTGCCACGGTATCGTGGGCTACAAGGCCAGTTTTCCTGAGGTGTACCAGGTACCGAAGATCTCGGGGCAGAACGGCAAGTACATCGAGGCAGCGTTGCATGCATACAAAAAAGGCGACCGCAAACACCCCACCATGCGCGCCATTGCCGACTCGCTGACCGACCAGGACATTGCTGATCTGGCCGCGTATTACGAAAAGCACACCACCGGTGATGTGACGGTAGCTGAAAAGCCTTCGAGAGAGCCGAGCACCAAGACCGCTGAGCTGCTGAAGAAAGGCACCTGCGCATCGTGCCATGGCGACAATTTCTCCAAGGCCATCGATCCCACCTATCCCAAGCTGGCTGGCCAGAATGCCGACTATCTGTATGCAGCCCTCAAGTCCTACACCGTGGAGAAGAACGGATACATCGGCCGTTCGAACCCGGTGATGGGGGCCATGGCCAAGCAGTTCAACCATGCGGAGATGAAAGAGCTGGCAGACTACATCGGCAGCCTGCAGGGCGGCTTGCAGACCGTGCCGGAATCGCGCTTCCGCAGCAAATAA
- a CDS encoding LysE family transporter translates to MEFHTWLAYLVAAIIIAVSPGSGAVLSMSHGLSYGVRKTSATIFGLQLGLLLILLIAGAGVGSLLIASETAFNIVKIVGACYLIYIGFQQWRSTGGLVSDTATQQPEGSWKKRTLSGFLTNATNPKGIIFMVAVLPQFMTAARPLWLQLLILSVTTLAVDTIVMHGYAASASVLRRLLRDSKAMRIQNKVFGGLLMLVGMGLFFVKRSQNA, encoded by the coding sequence ATGGAATTTCACACCTGGCTGGCCTATCTGGTGGCGGCCATCATCATTGCTGTATCTCCGGGCTCGGGCGCGGTGCTGTCGATGAGCCACGGCCTTTCCTACGGCGTGCGCAAGACCAGCGCCACCATTTTTGGGCTGCAGCTGGGCTTGCTGCTCATCCTGCTGATTGCGGGTGCGGGTGTGGGCTCGCTGCTGATCGCGTCCGAGACCGCGTTCAACATCGTCAAGATCGTGGGCGCCTGCTACCTGATCTACATCGGTTTTCAGCAGTGGCGCTCGACTGGAGGCCTGGTGAGCGACACGGCCACGCAGCAGCCCGAAGGCAGCTGGAAAAAGCGTACCTTGAGTGGTTTTCTGACCAATGCCACCAATCCCAAGGGCATCATCTTCATGGTGGCGGTGCTGCCGCAGTTCATGACGGCTGCTCGTCCGTTGTGGCTGCAACTGTTGATTCTGTCCGTCACGACCTTGGCAGTGGACACCATCGTGATGCACGGCTATGCCGCAAGCGCCAGTGTGCTGCGCCGCCTGCTGCGTGACAGCAAGGCCATGCGTATCCAGAACAAGGTGTTTGGTGGCCTGCTGATGCTGGTCGGCATGGGCTTGTTCTTCGTCAAGCGCTCACAAAACGCCTGA
- the trmL gene encoding tRNA (uridine(34)/cytosine(34)/5-carboxymethylaminomethyluridine(34)-2'-O)-methyltransferase TrmL: protein MFNVVLVEPEIPPNTGNVIRLCANTGSRLHLIEPLGFSMEDRYMRRAGLDYHEYAATQRHASWQAFVDTMQPAADRMFAMTTHGSSPAFDIQFHPGDWLVFGCETRGLPPALRESFPLTQRVRLPMVAGQRSLNLSNAVAVTVFEAWRQNGFAMPDGGIAQ from the coding sequence ATGTTCAACGTCGTCCTGGTCGAGCCAGAAATCCCCCCCAATACCGGCAATGTGATCCGCCTGTGCGCCAATACCGGCAGCCGCCTGCACCTGATTGAGCCGCTGGGGTTTTCCATGGAAGACCGCTACATGCGCCGCGCAGGCCTCGATTACCACGAGTACGCCGCCACGCAGCGCCATGCCAGCTGGCAGGCCTTTGTCGACACCATGCAGCCAGCGGCAGACCGCATGTTCGCCATGACCACGCATGGCAGCAGCCCTGCGTTTGACATTCAATTTCACCCGGGCGATTGGCTGGTATTTGGCTGCGAAACCCGTGGCCTGCCCCCTGCCTTGCGCGAGAGCTTTCCCCTCACCCAGCGTGTGCGCCTGCCCATGGTGGCAGGCCAGCGCAGCCTCAATCTGTCCAACGCCGTGGCAGTGACCGTCTTTGAAGCCTGGCGCCAGAACGGCTTTGCCATGCCTGACGGTGGTATCGCCCAATAA
- a CDS encoding GNAT family N-acetyltransferase: MAFVEPIDLRRNGVLLTPLDFAHEDGLRAAAQDGELWKIRVTSVPEPENTRLYIEQAMNMRAAGNRMPFAVIDEATGKVLGSTSYHDIVPALKRVEIGYTWYAQSVQRSHVNTTCKLTLLTHAFETLGAAVVGWRTDNFNFASQRAIERLGARKDGVIRHHAPRRDGTVRDTVMYSMLAGEWPEAKAQLLYLLNKPR; this comes from the coding sequence ATGGCTTTTGTGGAACCCATCGATCTGCGCCGCAACGGCGTGCTGCTCACGCCCCTGGACTTTGCGCATGAAGACGGCCTGCGTGCCGCTGCGCAGGATGGCGAACTCTGGAAGATCCGCGTCACCTCCGTTCCCGAGCCGGAAAACACCAGGCTCTACATCGAGCAGGCCATGAACATGCGCGCAGCGGGCAACCGCATGCCATTTGCCGTCATCGATGAAGCCACGGGCAAGGTGCTGGGCAGCACCAGCTACCACGACATCGTGCCCGCCTTGAAGCGCGTGGAAATTGGCTACACCTGGTATGCGCAGAGCGTGCAGCGCAGCCATGTCAACACCACCTGCAAGCTGACCTTGCTGACGCATGCATTCGAAACCCTGGGCGCTGCCGTGGTGGGCTGGCGAACCGATAACTTCAACTTTGCCAGCCAGCGGGCGATTGAGCGCCTGGGAGCCAGGAAGGACGGCGTGATCCGCCACCACGCGCCCCGCCGCGATGGCACCGTGCGCGACACCGTGATGTACAGCATGCTCGCTGGCGAGTGGCCCGAAGCCAAGGCGCAGCTGCTGTACCTGCTGAACAAGCCACGCTGA
- a CDS encoding vWA domain-containing protein, which translates to MLIDFFYTLRAAKLPVSVKELLTLLEALDKGLAGPRSEDAWSLDDFYFLARTCLVKDEKLFDKFDQAFSAYFKGMELLTDWKKELPEDWLKQVLERELSPEEKAAIEAMGWDELMETLKKRLEEQKERHEGGSKWIGTGGTSPFGHGGYNPAGIRIGGPGKSRSAVKVWEQRAYRDYDDTQELGTRNIKVALRRLRKFARDGNELELDLPNTIRATAANAGYLDIKMIPERHNNVKVLLLMDVGGTMDDHIQRVEELFSAVKSEFKHLEFYYFHNCVYDYMWKNNKRRYAEKFPTWDIIRKYNKDYKLIFVGDATMSPYEILQPGGSVEYNNEEPGAEWIKRLTNAFPKHAWINPEPQGVWQYRQSISLIQQLVGDRMFPLSLKGLEDTMRLLSK; encoded by the coding sequence ATGCTGATCGACTTTTTCTACACCTTGCGCGCGGCCAAGCTGCCAGTTTCGGTCAAGGAACTGCTCACCCTGCTGGAGGCACTGGACAAAGGCCTGGCCGGTCCACGATCGGAAGATGCCTGGAGCCTGGACGATTTCTACTTTCTGGCCCGCACCTGCCTGGTCAAGGATGAAAAGCTGTTCGACAAGTTCGACCAGGCTTTCTCCGCCTATTTCAAAGGCATGGAGCTGCTCACCGACTGGAAGAAGGAACTGCCGGAAGACTGGCTCAAACAGGTGCTGGAGCGGGAACTGAGCCCCGAGGAAAAGGCGGCGATCGAGGCCATGGGCTGGGATGAGTTGATGGAAACCTTGAAAAAGCGCCTCGAAGAGCAGAAGGAGCGCCACGAAGGCGGCAGCAAGTGGATCGGTACCGGCGGCACCAGCCCGTTTGGCCACGGCGGCTACAACCCCGCAGGCATCCGCATTGGCGGCCCCGGTAAAAGCCGAAGCGCGGTCAAGGTGTGGGAGCAGCGTGCCTACCGCGACTACGACGACACGCAGGAGCTGGGCACGCGCAACATCAAGGTGGCGCTGCGCCGCCTGCGCAAGTTCGCCCGCGACGGCAACGAACTCGAACTCGATCTGCCCAACACCATCCGGGCCACCGCCGCCAACGCGGGCTATCTGGACATCAAGATGATCCCCGAGCGGCACAACAATGTGAAAGTGCTGCTGCTGATGGATGTGGGCGGCACGATGGACGACCACATCCAGCGCGTCGAGGAGCTGTTTTCCGCCGTCAAGAGCGAGTTCAAGCACCTGGAGTTCTATTACTTCCACAATTGCGTCTACGACTACATGTGGAAAAACAACAAGCGCCGCTATGCCGAAAAATTTCCGACCTGGGACATCATCAGAAAATATAACAAGGATTACAAACTGATCTTTGTGGGGGATGCCACAATGAGTCCTTACGAAATCCTACAACCGGGCGGCTCGGTTGAATATAACAATGAAGAACCGGGTGCCGAATGGATCAAGCGCCTGACCAACGCTTTTCCCAAGCACGCTTGGATCAACCCCGAACCGCAAGGTGTCTGGCAATACCGCCAGAGCATCAGCCTGATACAACAACTCGTAGGCGACCGTATGTTTCCCCTGTCATTGAAAGGCCTGGAGGACACAATGCGGTTGCTGTCAAAGTGA
- a CDS encoding BamA/TamA family outer membrane protein yields the protein MRYRLTTPVLPAFFIVFSALLTGCSSTPRANGEDAQSSAKGTETAADGNSDGHDADNDQPAFDLTVKAPDDVRKYLEQYIDLKRYRSFPGLQLTELTRLLGSADENVRELLGTLGYFSPEIQIDVFDTGAAPAGSGISAADSEARPQIIISVTPGVQTKVADVALDYTGAVTEEKNFASRRERLLRNWDLPPGTGFTQKGWDSAKSEGLRTLQRRRYPTAKIESSKADIDGDTNQARLSVHYDSGPLYKFGPLSIEGAERYDPVGTARIARLPTGRDYSETAMLDAQTRLAASGYYDSVFLTLDTNTQTPEAAPVIAQVREAKLQKVVFGIGMSTDTGPRLSLDHIHNKMPLLGWRAVSKLSFERDKKLISTEWTDLPGEDGWADFAGGEVKREINGDFTINSAQIRGGHKKSTDHIDRSAFLQYDFSSSVQGLEKIPSSSAISANYGWTGRYFNNNTNPTRGYGIAAELGAGFTLTPQRDPFMRALLRWQGFVPAGTVTAPNGSSRGARLALRAEGGAILAKDSAVIPATQLFITGGDTTVRGYGYKQIGASVAGDKVYGGRYMYVGSVEYQRPLVRNGEVSDWESAVFADVGSVADKVGDMTPYWGIGTGLRWRSPVGALQADVAYGLKDQRFRLHLRLGYSF from the coding sequence ATGCGATATCGCCTGACGACGCCGGTCCTGCCGGCGTTTTTTATTGTTTTTTCCGCCTTGCTGACTGGCTGCAGCAGCACACCGCGCGCCAATGGCGAGGATGCACAGAGCAGTGCCAAGGGCACCGAAACCGCGGCAGACGGAAATTCCGACGGCCACGATGCCGACAATGACCAGCCCGCGTTCGACCTGACCGTGAAAGCGCCCGATGATGTCAGAAAGTACCTGGAGCAATACATCGACCTCAAGCGCTACCGCAGCTTTCCTGGCCTGCAGCTGACCGAGTTGACGCGGCTTTTGGGCAGTGCGGACGAGAACGTGCGCGAGCTGCTGGGCACGCTGGGCTATTTCAGCCCCGAGATACAAATTGATGTATTCGATACAGGTGCAGCGCCTGCGGGCAGCGGAATATCTGCGGCAGACAGCGAAGCCCGCCCGCAGATCATCATCTCAGTCACTCCCGGCGTACAGACCAAGGTGGCCGATGTGGCACTGGACTACACCGGCGCCGTGACGGAGGAGAAGAACTTCGCCAGCCGGCGCGAGCGACTGCTGCGCAACTGGGACCTGCCGCCCGGCACCGGGTTCACCCAGAAAGGCTGGGACAGTGCAAAGTCCGAAGGCCTTCGCACTCTGCAGCGCCGCCGCTACCCCACCGCAAAGATCGAGTCCAGCAAGGCCGATATTGACGGCGACACCAACCAGGCCCGGCTGTCGGTGCACTACGACAGCGGGCCGCTGTACAAGTTTGGCCCCCTGTCGATTGAAGGCGCCGAGCGTTACGACCCGGTCGGTACTGCCCGCATTGCGCGCTTGCCTACCGGCCGCGACTACAGCGAAACCGCCATGCTCGATGCGCAGACGCGGCTGGCCGCAAGCGGCTACTACGATTCTGTCTTTCTGACGCTGGACACCAACACCCAGACACCCGAGGCGGCGCCCGTGATTGCCCAGGTGCGCGAGGCCAAATTGCAAAAGGTGGTCTTCGGTATCGGTATGTCCACCGATACCGGCCCGCGCCTGAGCCTCGACCATATCCACAACAAGATGCCCCTGCTGGGCTGGCGCGCGGTGAGCAAGCTCTCGTTCGAGCGCGACAAGAAACTGATCAGCACGGAGTGGACCGACCTGCCCGGCGAAGACGGCTGGGCGGACTTTGCAGGCGGCGAAGTCAAGCGCGAAATCAACGGCGACTTCACCATCAACTCGGCCCAGATTCGCGGTGGTCACAAGAAAAGCACCGACCACATCGACCGCAGCGCATTCCTGCAGTACGACTTCTCGTCTTCCGTACAGGGCCTGGAAAAGATTCCATCCAGTAGCGCCATCAGCGCCAATTACGGCTGGACAGGCCGCTACTTCAACAACAACACCAATCCCACGCGGGGCTACGGCATTGCGGCAGAACTGGGCGCAGGCTTCACCCTCACGCCTCAGCGGGACCCATTCATGCGCGCCCTGCTGCGCTGGCAAGGATTTGTACCGGCCGGTACGGTGACCGCGCCCAATGGCAGCTCGCGCGGAGCGCGTCTCGCCCTGCGGGCCGAAGGGGGCGCAATTCTGGCCAAGGATTCTGCAGTCATTCCTGCCACGCAGCTTTTCATCACCGGTGGCGACACCACTGTGCGTGGCTATGGCTACAAGCAGATTGGCGCCAGCGTTGCCGGCGACAAGGTCTACGGCGGCCGCTACATGTACGTGGGCAGCGTTGAATACCAGCGCCCTCTGGTGCGCAATGGCGAAGTCAGCGACTGGGAATCGGCCGTGTTTGCCGATGTGGGCTCGGTAGCCGACAAGGTCGGCGACATGACCCCCTACTGGGGCATTGGTACGGGCCTGCGCTGGCGCAGCCCGGTGGGCGCACTGCAGGCCGATGTGGCCTACGGACTGAAAGACCAGCGCTTTCGCCTGCATTTGCGCCTGGGATACAGCTTTTGA
- the kefC gene encoding glutathione-regulated potassium-efflux system protein KefC: MEAHAPLWLTYTFLYLAAAVIAVPISRALGLGTIIGYLVAGMIIGPSGLKLVSNVQDILHFSEFGVVLMLFLIGLELQPSRLWSMRRPIFGVGSAQMLLCTAGLFAAGWLLGFDWHMALIAALGLALSSTAIALQSIAERNLMSTNSGKTSFAILLFQDVAAIPILALVPLLAVGQQAAQNDGNMLLEIGRTLAIIAAVIVGGRYLLRPVLRWIAQSDSREISTATALLLVVGIAYLMLQIGLSMALGAFLAGVLLADSEFRAELETDIEPFKGLLLGLFFIAVGMSIDFSVILSSPLAMLALVVIFLLIKSVVIYSLATVLRMPLQERPLFTLLLAQGGEFAFVVFSAAQAQGIVSPQHSSLLIGAVAISMVATPLMVAAMDRWLMPRFANLATGEDAPEELHEQQEASVLIAGFGRYGQIVTRVLLSQGIKAVILDHSVEMLQVAQNFGYRVFYGDATRQDLLRIAGAEKAEVMVIAVDDESQTNQIVKLVQQHFPHLKIVTRAKDVAHWFALRDMGVQYVDRELFDSSLQTAEKTLELMGYTPEDAQYVVTVFRAHNIELTNKMYEHRNDRETMLAVGRQGRDQLVEQMMRERQERQTQAQEAEQAPSSPYPHQPDDPQSHI, translated from the coding sequence ATGGAAGCGCACGCCCCTCTCTGGCTGACCTACACCTTTTTGTACCTGGCAGCCGCTGTCATCGCCGTGCCGATTTCGCGCGCCCTCGGCCTTGGCACCATCATCGGCTACCTGGTGGCCGGCATGATCATCGGCCCCAGCGGCCTCAAGCTGGTCAGCAATGTGCAGGACATCCTGCATTTTTCCGAGTTCGGCGTAGTGCTGATGCTGTTCCTGATCGGGCTGGAGCTGCAGCCCAGCCGCCTGTGGAGCATGCGCCGCCCCATTTTCGGCGTGGGCAGCGCGCAAATGCTGCTGTGCACCGCAGGTCTGTTTGCCGCAGGCTGGCTGCTCGGGTTTGACTGGCATATGGCCCTGATTGCAGCCCTGGGCCTGGCACTGTCTTCCACCGCAATTGCGTTGCAAAGCATTGCAGAGCGTAACCTCATGTCTACCAACAGCGGCAAGACGAGCTTTGCCATCCTGCTGTTCCAGGACGTGGCGGCCATCCCGATCCTGGCGCTCGTGCCCCTGCTGGCCGTGGGCCAGCAGGCCGCGCAGAACGACGGCAACATGCTGCTGGAAATTGGCAGAACCCTTGCCATCATTGCCGCCGTCATCGTGGGAGGGCGCTACCTGCTGCGCCCCGTGCTGCGTTGGATTGCGCAAAGTGATTCCCGCGAAATCTCTACCGCCACCGCCCTGCTGCTGGTGGTGGGCATTGCCTACCTGATGCTGCAGATCGGCCTGTCCATGGCTCTCGGTGCCTTTCTGGCTGGCGTGCTGCTGGCCGACAGCGAATTCCGCGCCGAACTGGAGACCGACATCGAGCCTTTCAAGGGCCTGCTGCTCGGATTGTTCTTCATCGCCGTGGGCATGAGCATCGATTTTTCGGTGATCCTGTCGTCTCCCCTGGCCATGCTGGCGCTGGTGGTGATTTTTCTGCTCATCAAATCCGTCGTTATCTACAGCCTCGCCACCGTGCTGCGCATGCCGCTGCAGGAGCGCCCGCTGTTCACGCTGCTGCTGGCGCAAGGCGGAGAGTTTGCGTTCGTGGTGTTCAGTGCCGCGCAGGCGCAGGGTATTGTGAGTCCGCAGCACTCTTCGCTGCTGATCGGCGCAGTGGCCATCTCCATGGTGGCTACGCCACTGATGGTGGCCGCCATGGACCGCTGGCTCATGCCACGGTTTGCCAACCTCGCCACCGGCGAAGATGCGCCGGAAGAGCTGCACGAGCAGCAGGAAGCATCCGTGTTGATCGCAGGATTTGGACGCTATGGCCAGATCGTGACCCGTGTGCTGCTAAGCCAGGGCATCAAGGCCGTCATTCTGGACCACAGCGTCGAGATGCTCCAGGTCGCGCAGAACTTCGGCTACCGTGTGTTCTATGGCGATGCCACCCGACAGGATCTGCTGCGCATCGCCGGGGCAGAGAAAGCCGAGGTCATGGTGATCGCGGTCGACGACGAGAGCCAGACCAACCAGATCGTCAAGCTGGTGCAGCAGCATTTTCCGCACCTCAAGATCGTGACGCGGGCCAAGGATGTGGCGCACTGGTTTGCCCTGCGTGACATGGGCGTGCAGTATGTGGACCGTGAACTGTTCGATTCCAGCCTGCAGACGGCCGAGAAAACGCTGGAGCTGATGGGCTACACCCCTGAGGACGCGCAATATGTGGTCACGGTGTTCCGTGCCCACAACATCGAGTTGACCAACAAGATGTACGAACACCGCAACGACCGCGAAACCATGCTGGCCGTGGGCCGCCAGGGCCGCGATCAGCTGGTCGAGCAGATGATGCGAGAGCGCCAGGAGCGCCAGACGCAGGCGCAGGAAGCCGAGCAGGCCCCCAGCAGCCCCTACCCCCACCAGCCGGACGACCCGCAATCCCACATTTGA
- the cls gene encoding cardiolipin synthase produces the protein MHSNLLPQLWTGSVFILHLLVAARALTRANRSPASRAAWVAVIMLVPLVGIAAYLLLGETSIGRSRARRLRRVQTTLQRPVQTPAQVSGAAASLVALAHSITGFDAVAGNRVVLLGDATAVPAQPMVNSKAAIHHLIDDIAQAHQQVHIAFYIWLADDTGQRLAQAVAAAARRGVRCRVMVDALGSRAFHDGALWRELAQAGVQLLATLDDVSRLRHMALSRVDLRDHRKLVVIDNRIAYCGSQNCADPEFRIKARYAPWIDVLLRCEGPVVRQMQTLFLSGWIPETNEAGLDDLPNAPVAAADAAPGNCVAQAVETGPTARHNGMSDLFVASMYAARHELLITTPYFVPDEALLRALCAAPRRGVATTLIVPARNDSWLVAQACRSCYADLLSNGVALYEYPLGVLHAKTLTLDGEISLVGSANMDRRSLELNYENNLLISDCEVTGSIRARQLGYLSVSKPVDVATVRAWPFHTRLVHNVVGMMAPVL, from the coding sequence ATGCACAGCAATCTGCTTCCCCAACTGTGGACAGGCTCTGTTTTCATCTTGCATCTGCTGGTCGCGGCCCGCGCGCTGACGCGGGCCAACCGTTCGCCTGCCTCGCGTGCCGCATGGGTGGCAGTCATCATGCTGGTGCCGCTGGTGGGTATAGCGGCCTATCTGTTGCTGGGCGAGACCAGCATCGGGCGCTCGCGCGCGCGGCGGCTGCGCCGGGTGCAGACCACTTTGCAGCGGCCGGTGCAGACGCCTGCGCAGGTGTCGGGGGCGGCAGCATCCCTGGTGGCATTGGCGCATTCCATCACCGGCTTTGATGCAGTTGCGGGCAACCGCGTCGTGCTGCTGGGCGACGCGACGGCGGTACCGGCCCAGCCCATGGTCAATTCCAAGGCGGCCATCCACCATCTGATCGACGACATCGCGCAGGCGCATCAGCAGGTACACATCGCCTTCTACATCTGGCTGGCCGACGATACCGGCCAGCGCCTGGCGCAGGCGGTGGCGGCTGCTGCACGCCGTGGCGTGCGGTGCCGGGTGATGGTGGATGCGCTTGGTTCGCGCGCCTTTCATGATGGCGCCCTGTGGCGGGAGCTGGCGCAGGCTGGCGTGCAATTGCTGGCTACGCTGGATGATGTGAGCCGCCTGCGCCACATGGCGCTCAGCCGCGTGGATTTGCGCGACCACCGCAAGCTGGTGGTGATCGACAACCGCATCGCCTATTGCGGCAGCCAGAATTGCGCGGACCCCGAGTTCCGCATAAAAGCAAGGTACGCGCCCTGGATCGATGTGCTGCTGCGCTGTGAGGGGCCGGTGGTACGGCAGATGCAGACGCTGTTCTTGAGCGGCTGGATTCCGGAGACCAACGAAGCCGGGCTGGACGACCTGCCCAATGCGCCGGTGGCCGCGGCGGATGCCGCGCCGGGCAACTGCGTGGCGCAGGCGGTGGAAACAGGCCCCACGGCGCGGCACAACGGCATGTCCGATCTGTTTGTGGCCAGCATGTACGCAGCGCGCCACGAACTGCTGATCACCACGCCATACTTTGTACCGGACGAGGCCTTGTTGCGCGCCCTGTGCGCCGCGCCCCGGCGTGGGGTGGCCACCACCCTGATCGTGCCCGCACGCAATGATTCATGGCTGGTGGCGCAGGCCTGCCGCAGCTGCTATGCCGACCTGCTGAGCAACGGGGTGGCGCTCTACGAGTATCCGCTGGGTGTGCTGCACGCGAAGACCTTGACCCTGGACGGCGAGATCAGCCTGGTGGGGTCGGCCAACATGGACCGCCGCAGCCTGGAGCTGAACTACGAGAACAACCTGTTGATCAGCGACTGCGAGGTGACGGGCAGCATACGCGCGCGGCAACTGGGCTACCTGTCCGTGTCAAAGCCCGTGGATGTGGCAACGGTGCGCGCCTGGCCATTTCATACCCGGCTGGTACACAACGTGGTGGGCATGATGGCGCCGGTGCTGTAG
- a CDS encoding AAA family ATPase, whose protein sequence is MKFQGTQNYVATNDLMLAVNAAITLQRPLLVKGEPGTGKTMLAEEVSQALDMPLLQWHIKSTTKAQQGLYEYDAVSRLRDSQLADVEGAARVHDIHNYIVKGVLWQAFTADRPVALLIDEIDKADIEFPNDLLRELDRMEFYCYETHEMIRAKHRPLVFITSNNEKELPDAFLRRCFFHYIKFPDAETMKQIVEVHFPTLKQELLSAAMKVFFEIRNLPGLKKKPSTSELIDWLKLLVAEDIPPEVLQTADQKIAVPPLVGALLKNEQDVSLFEKLVFMSQRNR, encoded by the coding sequence ATGAAATTCCAAGGCACACAGAACTACGTTGCGACCAATGACCTGATGCTCGCGGTCAATGCGGCAATTACCCTTCAAAGACCGCTTCTCGTCAAGGGGGAACCCGGCACAGGGAAAACCATGCTGGCGGAAGAAGTGTCGCAGGCGCTAGACATGCCGCTGCTGCAGTGGCACATCAAGTCCACCACCAAGGCGCAACAAGGCTTGTATGAGTACGATGCGGTCAGTCGTCTGCGGGACAGCCAGCTTGCCGATGTGGAAGGTGCGGCCCGTGTGCATGACATCCACAACTACATCGTCAAGGGCGTGCTGTGGCAGGCCTTCACCGCAGACCGGCCCGTGGCCCTGCTGATCGATGAAATCGACAAGGCCGACATCGAATTCCCCAATGATCTGCTGCGCGAACTCGACCGCATGGAGTTCTATTGCTACGAGACGCACGAGATGATCCGCGCCAAGCACCGCCCGCTGGTGTTCATCACCTCCAACAACGAGAAGGAGCTGCCCGATGCCTTCCTGCGCCGCTGCTTCTTTCACTACATCAAGTTCCCAGACGCGGAGACGATGAAGCAGATCGTCGAGGTGCATTTCCCGACGCTCAAGCAGGAGCTACTGTCGGCGGCCATGAAGGTGTTCTTCGAAATCCGCAACCTGCCAGGCCTCAAGAAAAAACCATCGACCAGCGAGCTCATCGACTGGCTCAAGCTGCTGGTTGCCGAAGACATTCCGCCCGAGGTGCTGCAGACCGCCGACCAGAAGATTGCCGTGCCACCCCTGGTAGGCGCGCTTTTGAAGAACGAGCAGGACGTGAGCCTCTTTGAGAAGCTGGTCTTCATGAGCCAGCGCAACCGCTAG